In uncultured Methanobrevibacter sp., a genomic segment contains:
- a CDS encoding methanogenesis marker 16 metalloprotein, giving the protein MKKRTIGQINEKIENNNANIYTAEEFKKLIKEDETPSFDEVDVVTTGTCGVMSGTAAIFNFVVSEPGVFMRAKNIYLNGVPANIGPCPNEWLGSVDLILHGTSKSIENPVYGGGFLLKDILEGKDIAVKVETINGDIVESTTNINEIGRAQMIGTRMAFKNYNSFVNPDNHPVSSIFSAIPLEGNLSGFTFSGCGDLNPLQNDPNHNIIKNGTKVLLNGAESIVLGDGTRSSVEKPNLMITGNLKEMDPTFLGGFKTGEGGEVYDTVAIPIPVLNEEIYNNLLIKNSDIPLSVCDIKGRHLPLSETTYGDVWEGHELRPKYDRESCSTCDKCIVEEICPTNAFSDKRLDLYRCFGCGMCVHYCKNNSFNMNIGNVDLAIEGKIHTVPIICRQSDALRANKLSLKLKKMIENQEFRL; this is encoded by the coding sequence TTGAAAAAAAGAACAATTGGTCAAATTAATGAGAAAATTGAAAATAATAATGCCAACATATACACAGCAGAAGAGTTTAAAAAACTCATAAAAGAGGATGAAACTCCAAGTTTTGATGAAGTAGATGTAGTAACTACTGGAACTTGTGGAGTTATGAGTGGTACTGCAGCTATTTTTAATTTTGTAGTTTCAGAACCTGGTGTTTTCATGAGGGCAAAGAATATTTATTTAAACGGTGTTCCAGCTAATATTGGTCCATGTCCTAATGAATGGTTAGGTTCAGTAGATTTAATTCTTCATGGAACTTCTAAATCTATAGAAAATCCAGTATATGGTGGAGGATTTTTATTAAAAGATATTCTTGAAGGAAAAGATATTGCAGTTAAAGTTGAAACAATTAATGGAGATATAGTTGAATCAACAACAAATATTAATGAAATTGGAAGAGCACAAATGATTGGAACACGTATGGCCTTTAAAAATTATAATTCATTTGTAAATCCAGATAATCACCCAGTATCTTCTATATTTTCAGCTATACCATTAGAAGGAAATTTAAGCGGATTTACATTTTCAGGATGTGGTGATTTAAATCCACTTCAAAATGATCCTAATCATAATATAATTAAAAATGGAACTAAAGTACTGTTAAATGGAGCTGAATCTATTGTTTTAGGTGATGGAACAAGAAGTTCTGTTGAAAAACCAAATTTAATGATTACAGGTAATCTAAAAGAAATGGATCCAACATTCCTTGGAGGATTTAAAACAGGTGAAGGTGGAGAAGTTTATGATACTGTAGCTATTCCTATTCCAGTTTTAAATGAAGAAATTTATAATAATTTATTAATTAAAAATAGTGATATTCCATTATCTGTATGTGATATTAAGGGACGTCATTTACCTTTAAGCGAAACTACATATGGTGATGTTTGGGAAGGTCATGAATTAAGACCTAAATATGATAGAGAATCATGTTCTACATGTGATAAATGTATTGTAGAGGAAATATGTCCAACTAATGCATTTTCGGATAAAAGATTAGATTTATATAGATGTTTTGGTTGTGGAATGTGTGTACATTATTGTAAAAACAATAGCTTTAATATGAATATTGGAAATGTTGATTTGGCTATTGAAGGAAAAATACATACTGTACCAATTATTTGTAGACAGTCAGATGCTCTTAGAGCTAATAAATTATCTTTAAAATTAAAGAAAATGATTGAAAATCAAGAATTTAGGTTATAA
- the hdrC gene encoding ferredoxin:CoB-CoM heterodisulfide reductase subunit HdrC: MHTQKIDETPLDFAQAIKKDIKSSKDDGVLKCVQCGMCTSTCPAARHSSYNPREIMERVFEGDETLLEDENIWKCFYCYTCHSTCPVGNSVCEVNQIIKQFAISKGIAYEQLYDYLGFADSYFNAAIGAIPSNFYPEISEDVEGWWDFRQHLNEIREELGLGPVSPPQEVVDEVSVILVNTGFKDRMDKIRQSKEGEDETNS, from the coding sequence ATGCATACTCAAAAAATTGATGAAACACCTCTTGATTTTGCTCAAGCTATAAAAAAAGATATTAAAAGTTCAAAAGATGATGGTGTTTTAAAATGTGTTCAATGTGGAATGTGTACATCAACATGTCCTGCGGCTCGTCATTCTAGTTATAATCCTCGTGAAATAATGGAACGTGTTTTTGAAGGAGATGAAACACTTTTAGAAGATGAAAATATTTGGAAATGTTTTTATTGTTATACATGTCATAGTACTTGTCCTGTTGGAAATAGTGTTTGTGAAGTTAATCAAATTATTAAACAGTTTGCTATATCAAAAGGAATTGCTTATGAACAGTTGTATGATTACTTAGGATTTGCAGACAGTTACTTTAATGCAGCTATTGGAGCAATACCTTCTAATTTTTATCCAGAAATTAGTGAGGATGTAGAAGGATGGTGGGATTTTAGACAACATTTAAATGAAATACGTGAAGAATTGGGTTTAGGTCCAGTATCACCACCTCAAGAAGTTGTTGATGAAGTAAGTGTGATTTTAGTTAATACAGGTTTTAAAGATAGGATGGATAAAATAAGACAATCAAAGGAGGGTGAAGATGAAACAAATTCCTGA
- the hdrB gene encoding ferredoxin:CoB-CoM heterodisulfide reductase subunit HdrB codes for MKQIPDKNILLFKSCLVSVEYPGIESSTKFVFDKIGIDYEISDKQTCCTGLGHYSDVFDQFTTTAIGARNFKVAKNLEKPNLVMMCATCYAINKKVANILNKKDDVRDKVNKVFDESNLSHLKYEKDDVDSSKNIFHVVDILYNKRDEISKNIKYDLSDYTIATHHGCHYCKVHYDDTIGGVRDPNIIDDIIEACGCKTIGWYDHKRQTCGSGFRQRYSNKELSMEVTEDKLHSIKEDGVNILVHLCPNCHVQFDRYQDLISKKCGEEFNTIHLNISQFVAIAMGGDFDEVIGVKAHTVPVDSVIKDLKEVE; via the coding sequence ATGAAACAAATTCCTGATAAAAATATTCTTTTATTTAAAAGTTGTCTTGTAAGTGTGGAATATCCTGGAATTGAATCATCTACTAAATTTGTTTTTGATAAAATTGGTATTGATTATGAGATTTCAGATAAACAAACTTGTTGTACTGGTCTTGGACATTATTCAGATGTATTTGATCAGTTTACAACAACTGCTATTGGAGCCCGTAACTTTAAAGTAGCTAAAAATTTAGAAAAACCAAATTTAGTAATGATGTGTGCTACATGTTATGCAATTAACAAAAAAGTAGCTAATATATTAAATAAAAAAGATGATGTTAGAGATAAAGTAAATAAAGTTTTTGATGAATCTAATTTATCTCATTTAAAATATGAAAAGGATGATGTTGATTCATCTAAAAATATTTTTCACGTGGTAGATATTTTATACAACAAACGTGATGAAATTTCTAAAAATATTAAATATGATTTAAGTGATTATACAATAGCTACTCATCATGGTTGTCATTATTGTAAAGTTCATTATGATGATACAATTGGTGGAGTTAGAGACCCTAATATTATTGATGATATAATTGAAGCATGTGGATGTAAAACAATTGGCTGGTATGATCATAAACGTCAAACATGTGGAAGTGGATTTAGGCAAAGATATTCTAATAAAGAGTTATCTATGGAAGTTACTGAAGATAAGTTACATTCTATAAAAGAAGATGGTGTAAATATTTTAGTCCATTTATGTCCTAATTGTCATGTTCAATTTGACAGATATCAGGATTTAATATCTAAAAAATGTGGAGAAGAGTTTAATACAATTCATTTAAATATATCTCAATTTGTAGCTATTGCTATGGGTGGAGATTTTGATGAAGTAATAGGCGTAAAAGCACATACTGTACCTGTGGATTCAGTTATTAAGGATTTAAAGGAGGTTGAATAA
- the hdrA gene encoding ferredoxin:CoB-CoM heterodisulfide reductase subunit HdrA, with product MSGDLKIGVFICECGGNISDTVDIQKVKDSLDVEVVEQFVNLCSLNGRKIIRDAIFEHHLDRVVIVACSPISHEKTFQDYVQPLNPYLMDMANIREQCSWVHNDKEKATKKAITLINASIEKVKKSDEVNPIYCQTPDEVAVIGGGIAGMNAALSLAKQGTKVTIIEQSPSIGGHMAKIGKVFSPVKIAEECGMCLLNPILNEVVWNENIEILTNAKVIEAERRAGTYNLIVEKSPRYVDTEKCIACGNCAEVCEVEVPDDWNDGLSNRKAIYRPFGQSYPEAYVVDMEHCNRCGDCKRQCSMNAIRFKLKPEKIPVSVGSVIIATGHQLFDPNLRPEYGYSRYDDVITQSELGRITGVNGPTKGKLMKSNGEVPKRVVMVQCVGSRDEKPDGHLYCSKVCCSVALKNANIIKHKHPETDVVICYTDMRTPSMYEKYYKHTQANGVRFIRGRPGEVVKRKDKFIVRVEDTLKREFSEIEADMVVLSTAIEPSEGTKEIANVLNVGTTEDGFIKEAHPKIKPVTTDVQGTFVCGTAQDPKDITESIMQATASASKVAEYNYGGIEIEPFIAEIDEEKCIVCGDCVKRCKFKSMSVQDDKIYIDPMSCTGCGKCLVGCKQLAISVNGNIDEKIKATIDGVLAKKTPGERMILVFLDNIGYTAADNIGVNRLSYPESIHIIKVLSVNRVRPRHIKHALENGADGVFIGEFPGDLMYDEVERKIAKVKERIKKVNQNPDRVAFSKVYIPYFTGLAKKLNDFDKKIEELNESE from the coding sequence ATGTCTGGAGATTTAAAAATAGGAGTTTTTATCTGTGAATGTGGTGGAAATATTTCAGATACTGTGGATATTCAAAAAGTTAAAGATTCTTTAGATGTTGAAGTAGTAGAACAGTTTGTAAATTTATGTTCTTTAAATGGGAGAAAAATTATTAGGGATGCTATTTTTGAACATCATTTAGATCGTGTTGTAATAGTAGCATGTTCTCCAATAAGTCATGAAAAAACATTTCAGGATTATGTTCAACCATTGAATCCTTATTTGATGGATATGGCAAATATTCGTGAACAATGTTCTTGGGTTCACAATGATAAGGAAAAAGCAACTAAAAAAGCTATAACTCTTATTAATGCATCAATAGAAAAAGTAAAAAAATCTGATGAAGTTAATCCAATTTACTGTCAAACTCCTGATGAAGTAGCAGTAATTGGTGGTGGAATAGCGGGTATGAATGCAGCATTATCATTAGCTAAACAAGGGACTAAAGTAACTATTATAGAGCAATCACCATCTATTGGGGGACATATGGCTAAAATAGGGAAGGTTTTTTCTCCTGTTAAGATAGCTGAAGAATGTGGGATGTGTTTATTAAATCCAATATTGAATGAAGTTGTTTGGAATGAAAATATTGAGATTTTAACTAATGCAAAAGTTATTGAAGCAGAAAGAAGGGCTGGAACATATAATTTAATAGTTGAAAAATCTCCAAGATATGTTGATACTGAAAAATGTATTGCATGTGGTAATTGTGCAGAAGTATGTGAAGTTGAAGTTCCAGATGATTGGAATGATGGATTATCTAATAGAAAAGCTATTTATCGCCCTTTTGGTCAATCATATCCTGAAGCCTATGTTGTAGATATGGAACATTGTAATAGATGTGGTGACTGTAAAAGACAATGTAGTATGAATGCTATTAGGTTTAAGTTAAAACCAGAAAAAATCCCGGTTTCTGTAGGTTCTGTTATTATAGCTACGGGACATCAATTATTTGATCCAAATTTAAGACCAGAATATGGATATTCCAGATATGATGATGTTATTACACAAAGTGAATTAGGTCGTATCACTGGAGTAAATGGTCCAACTAAAGGTAAATTAATGAAATCAAATGGTGAAGTTCCAAAAAGAGTTGTTATGGTACAATGTGTTGGGTCAAGAGATGAAAAGCCTGATGGGCATTTATATTGTTCTAAAGTGTGTTGTAGTGTTGCTTTGAAAAATGCAAATATTATAAAGCATAAACATCCTGAAACAGATGTGGTTATTTGTTATACAGATATGAGAACTCCTAGTATGTATGAAAAATATTATAAACATACTCAAGCTAATGGGGTGAGATTCATACGTGGAAGGCCTGGAGAAGTTGTTAAAAGGAAAGATAAATTCATTGTTCGTGTTGAAGATACTCTTAAAAGAGAATTTTCTGAAATTGAAGCGGACATGGTTGTATTATCTACTGCTATTGAACCATCTGAAGGTACTAAAGAAATTGCAAATGTGTTAAATGTTGGTACTACTGAAGATGGGTTTATTAAAGAAGCACATCCTAAAATTAAGCCAGTAACAACAGATGTTCAAGGAACTTTTGTTTGTGGAACTGCACAAGATCCAAAAGATATCACTGAATCTATTATGCAAGCTACTGCATCTGCTTCTAAAGTAGCTGAATATAATTATGGTGGAATAGAAATTGAACCATTTATTGCAGAAATTGATGAAGAAAAATGTATTGTCTGTGGAGACTGTGTGAAACGTTGTAAATTTAAATCAATGAGTGTTCAGGACGATAAAATTTATATTGATCCAATGAGTTGTACTGGTTGTGGAAAATGTTTAGTTGGATGTAAACAGTTAGCTATTTCAGTTAATGGTAATATTGATGAGAAAATTAAAGCTACAATTGATGGTGTATTAGCTAAAAAGACACCTGGTGAACGTATGATTTTAGTTTTCCTTGATAATATTGGTTATACTGCAGCAGATAATATTGGAGTTAATAGACTTTCTTACCCTGAATCTATTCATATTATTAAAGTTCTTTCTGTAAATCGTGTAAGACCTCGTCATATTAAACATGCTCTTGAAAATGGTGCTGATGGGGTGTTTATAGGGGAATTCCCTGGAGATTTAATGTATGATGAAGTTGAAAGGAAAATAGCAAAAGTTAAAGAGAGAATTAAAAAAGTTAATCAAAATCCTGATAGGGTTGCTTTTTCAAAAGTTTATATTCCTTATTTCACAGGATTAGCTAAAAAATTAAATGATTTTGATAAAAAAATTGAAGAATTAAATGAGTCTGAATAA
- the comE gene encoding sulfopyruvate decarboxylase subunit beta, with amino-acid sequence MKRRNAIAKIIGAINDELVLCNIGFPSRELYDINDRAENFYMIGSMGLVSSIGLGLAIAKPNRKIVVIDGDGSFLMNLGSLVTIFAQNPSNLTWIVINNEAYGSTGNQETYAKDLDLKEMAKSVGIKNCYNYEEIDLREIIENDECNFICFNTEPGNSQAPIIDLTPVEIKKRFMKSI; translated from the coding sequence ATGAAAAGAAGAAATGCAATTGCAAAAATAATAGGTGCAATCAATGATGAATTAGTACTATGTAATATAGGTTTTCCTTCAAGAGAATTATACGATATAAACGACAGAGCAGAAAACTTTTATATGATTGGATCAATGGGACTTGTTTCATCAATAGGTCTTGGTCTTGCAATAGCTAAGCCAAATAGAAAAATTGTTGTTATTGATGGAGATGGATCATTTTTAATGAATTTAGGATCATTAGTCACTATTTTTGCTCAAAACCCATCTAATTTAACTTGGATTGTAATTAACAATGAAGCATATGGTTCAACAGGTAATCAGGAAACTTATGCTAAAGATTTAGACTTGAAAGAAATGGCTAAAAGTGTAGGTATTAAAAATTGTTATAATTATGAAGAAATAGATTTAAGAGAAATAATAGAAAATGATGAATGCAACTTCATTTGTTTTAATACAGAACCTGGTAATTCACAAGCGCCAATAATTGATTTAACACCTGTAGAAATTAAAAAAAGATTTATGAAAAGTATATAA
- the comD gene encoding sulfopyruvate decarboxylase subunit alpha has product MNMDSTEAIYNGLKDAEIDFIVSVPCVNLSKLLKMVDEDEEITHIPVTREEEGIGICAGAYMGGCKPAILMQNSGLGNSINALKSLMELYKFPLVIIISHRGTEGENICGQIPMGESTPRLLNAMDFHFFEPTNPETAYEDVKNAWKLSSEEGKPVSVLLEIKYW; this is encoded by the coding sequence GTGAATATGGATAGTACCGAAGCTATTTATAATGGATTAAAAGATGCTGAAATTGATTTTATTGTTAGCGTCCCATGTGTTAATTTAAGTAAATTACTAAAAATGGTTGATGAAGATGAAGAAATTACACATATTCCAGTGACAAGAGAAGAAGAAGGAATAGGAATATGCGCTGGAGCATATATGGGTGGTTGTAAACCAGCTATTTTAATGCAAAACTCAGGACTTGGTAATTCTATTAATGCACTTAAATCTTTAATGGAACTATATAAATTCCCATTAGTAATAATTATAAGCCACAGAGGGACTGAAGGTGAAAACATCTGTGGACAAATACCAATGGGTGAATCTACACCAAGATTATTAAATGCTATGGATTTTCACTTTTTTGAACCTACAAACCCAGAAACTGCCTATGAAGATGTAAAAAATGCATGGAAATTATCTTCAGAAGAAGGTAAACCTGTATCAGTATTATTAGAAATTAAATATTGGTGA
- the cofH gene encoding 5-amino-6-(D-ribitylamino)uracil--L-tyrosine 4-hydroxyphenyl transferase CofH, whose amino-acid sequence MFDKLPISSTTERILTKSLDEPISVEDANYLINIKGSDLYPLLATADYLRQEIVGNNVTFINNCNINFTNICTVRCGFCAFGKDANDPEAYILDDEAILEKAQGAVDKGAHEFCVMGGVLPDADVEYYEHLLELLKGEFPNILVHGFSPTMIKDASVVSGVSIEEAFERLKNAGLDTLPGTAAEILTDRSRELICPEKVTTQEWIDIVKTAHEVGIPGSATIMYGHVETPEERVEHIDIVRKIQEETRGFTEFIPMTFMHEYSPIFLEGQQNLGATGTEDLKLYAVSRLMLKDLIPNIQVSWVKMGFRFAQVSLTAGANDLGGTLGGDELSEASGAPDGVEASIGTLSSIVKDLGRNPIERNSKYTEFYPIKSENSDAQSVSK is encoded by the coding sequence ATGTTTGATAAACTACCTATATCTTCTACAACAGAAAGGATTTTAACTAAATCTCTTGATGAACCAATTTCTGTTGAAGATGCAAACTATTTAATAAATATTAAAGGCTCTGATTTGTATCCTTTACTTGCAACTGCTGATTATCTCAGGCAAGAAATTGTTGGAAACAACGTTACATTTATTAATAATTGTAATATTAACTTCACTAATATCTGTACTGTAAGATGTGGTTTTTGTGCATTTGGTAAAGATGCAAATGATCCTGAAGCATATATTTTAGATGATGAAGCTATTTTAGAAAAAGCTCAAGGTGCTGTTGATAAGGGAGCTCATGAGTTTTGTGTTATGGGTGGAGTTTTACCTGATGCTGATGTTGAATATTATGAACATTTATTGGAATTATTAAAAGGAGAATTCCCAAATATTTTAGTTCATGGTTTTTCACCAACTATGATTAAAGATGCAAGTGTTGTATCAGGTGTAAGTATTGAAGAAGCATTTGAAAGGCTTAAAAATGCAGGTTTAGATACATTACCTGGAACTGCAGCAGAAATATTAACTGATAGGTCTAGAGAATTAATATGTCCTGAAAAAGTCACTACACAAGAATGGATTGATATTGTAAAAACAGCTCATGAAGTTGGAATTCCTGGTTCAGCAACTATAATGTATGGACATGTGGAAACACCTGAAGAACGTGTGGAACATATTGATATTGTTAGAAAAATTCAAGAAGAAACTCGTGGTTTTACAGAATTTATTCCAATGACTTTCATGCATGAATATTCTCCAATCTTTTTAGAAGGTCAGCAAAATTTAGGTGCTACTGGTACTGAAGATTTAAAATTATATGCTGTATCTAGATTAATGCTCAAAGATTTAATTCCAAATATTCAAGTATCTTGGGTTAAAATGGGCTTTAGATTTGCACAAGTGTCTTTAACTGCTGGAGCAAATGATTTAGGAGGAACTTTGGGTGGGGATGAATTATCTGAAGCTTCTGGAGCTCCAGATGGAGTTGAAGCATCTATTGGTACTTTAAGTAGTATTGTTAAAGATTTAGGTAGAAATCCTATAGAAAGAAACTCAAAATACACAGAATTTTATCCAATAAAATCAGAAAATTCTGATGCACAATCAGTATCAAAATAA
- a CDS encoding diacylglycerol/polyprenol kinase family protein — protein sequence MNVTDIGWLVVAYIYVILIFIISEKFLKDKPSFSRRFVHIMVGNCIFIMPFFKDPYVMVWFLTFPITIAAFLLTKYSPIKIKSGVTDAGHALGLVYYAGIWTLLIFLLPDKLWLVSLAIGAMVYGDGFASLIGQKYGKHYFNLTGDVKSIEGSLTMFLMVCLMSSSVFLVYNAIGYNTPNYNFGFVVLISLIATFCEAITPKGLDNLSVSSISAILYYILMVVI from the coding sequence ATGAATGTAACAGATATAGGATGGTTGGTTGTAGCATATATTTATGTTATCCTAATTTTCATTATTTCTGAAAAATTTTTAAAAGATAAACCATCTTTTTCCCGTAGATTTGTTCATATAATGGTTGGAAATTGTATTTTTATAATGCCTTTTTTTAAGGATCCTTATGTTATGGTATGGTTTTTAACATTTCCAATTACAATAGCTGCATTTTTATTAACTAAATATTCTCCAATTAAAATTAAAAGTGGAGTTACTGATGCTGGTCATGCATTAGGTTTAGTTTATTATGCTGGGATTTGGACTTTATTGATATTTTTACTTCCAGATAAATTATGGTTAGTAAGTTTAGCTATTGGTGCTATGGTTTATGGTGATGGTTTTGCATCTTTAATTGGTCAAAAATATGGTAAACATTATTTTAATTTAACTGGGGATGTAAAATCTATTGAAGGATCTTTAACCATGTTTTTAATGGTTTGTTTGATGAGTAGTAGTGTATTTTTAGTTTATAATGCAATTGGGTACAATACTCCAAATTATAACTTTGGATTTGTAGTTCTGATAAGTTTAATAGCTACTTTTTGTGAAGCAATTACTCCAAAAGGATTGGATAATTTAAGTGTTTCATCTATTAGTGCTATTTTATATTATATTTTAATGGTTGTGATTTAA
- a CDS encoding thymidylate kinase, translated as MDKFIVIDGLDGSGKDTQVKLLSNMYKEQGKTVVVRSHPCKDNKYGIKSKQALLKTGKINHLKATVYFGLDAIRSIRKYYNDENIDILIFSRYIMAVVYLPNIINVIIYKIVSFILPTSEYMFFLDVSPEESLKRINNRNEDVEMFENINELKKARLKSKKVVYEWNVINADDSVYNINSKIKEKL; from the coding sequence ATGGATAAATTCATAGTTATAGATGGATTAGATGGATCTGGAAAAGATACACAAGTTAAGCTGTTATCTAACATGTATAAAGAACAAGGTAAAACAGTGGTTGTAAGATCACATCCATGCAAAGATAACAAATATGGTATAAAATCAAAACAGGCACTTTTAAAAACAGGAAAGATTAATCATCTTAAAGCCACAGTTTATTTTGGATTAGATGCAATTAGATCTATTCGTAAATATTATAATGATGAGAATATTGATATTTTGATTTTTTCAAGATATATTATGGCTGTAGTTTATCTTCCAAATATTATTAATGTAATTATTTATAAGATTGTTTCATTTATTCTTCCAACTTCAGAATATATGTTTTTTTTAGATGTGAGTCCTGAAGAATCTTTAAAACGAATTAATAATCGTAATGAAGATGTAGAAATGTTTGAAAATATAAATGAACTTAAAAAAGCTAGATTAAAATCAAAAAAAGTTGTTTATGAATGGAATGTAATAAATGCAGATGATAGTGTATATAATATTAATAGTAAAATAAAAGAAAAGTTATAA
- the priS gene encoding DNA primase catalytic subunit PriS yields MFSKATLKERRQYYREEWSTKDLPDFILKDLKKREFGFDHNGKGPNDRYKVFRGRDSLKKFLRYKAPFAAYISVAFYNNPRRREDWQKAEYIFDVDAKDIPIRTCQCDGVCEVCLEQALEIVNSLIDTLQDDLSLNNVHLVYSGRGYHIRILDEEMMTSGSELRSEVLKYVAGAEVPKSNFFNPDISNKSFNFEHFSIPIGYSKIFTNKLKYNIQHLVGNEELDGINSKLMKDIIKYRYHLDTDNWGYFKRDIGPRRYKNLTEAMARVNLSTIDAKVSIDLKRILRLPSSLHSKVSMKCMEVKNRETFDPLQEAVPKFVEERGD; encoded by the coding sequence ATGTTTTCTAAAGCTACACTTAAAGAAAGAAGGCAGTATTACCGTGAGGAATGGTCCACTAAAGATTTACCTGACTTTATTCTCAAAGATTTGAAGAAACGAGAATTTGGTTTTGACCATAATGGAAAAGGACCAAATGATAGGTACAAAGTATTTAGAGGAAGAGATTCTTTAAAAAAATTTTTAAGATATAAAGCTCCTTTTGCAGCTTATATTTCTGTAGCCTTTTATAATAATCCACGAAGAAGAGAAGATTGGCAAAAAGCAGAATATATTTTTGATGTTGATGCTAAAGATATTCCAATTAGAACTTGTCAATGTGATGGTGTTTGTGAAGTTTGTTTAGAACAAGCTTTAGAAATTGTTAATTCATTAATTGATACTCTACAAGATGATTTAAGTTTAAACAATGTCCATTTAGTTTATTCTGGAAGGGGATATCATATTAGAATTCTTGATGAAGAAATGATGACTTCTGGAAGTGAATTAAGATCAGAAGTTTTAAAATATGTTGCAGGTGCAGAAGTTCCTAAATCTAACTTTTTTAATCCCGATATATCAAATAAAAGCTTTAATTTTGAACATTTTAGTATTCCTATCGGATATTCTAAGATTTTTACTAATAAATTAAAATATAATATTCAACATTTAGTAGGTAATGAAGAATTAGATGGAATTAATTCTAAATTAATGAAAGATATAATAAAATATAGATATCATTTAGATACTGATAACTGGGGGTATTTCAAAAGAGATATTGGTCCTAGACGATATAAAAATTTAACAGAAGCTATGGCTAGAGTCAATTTATCTACTATTGATGCTAAAGTATCAATTGATTTAAAAAGAATATTAAGACTTCCATCATCACTCCACTCAAAAGTAAGTATGAAATGTATGGAAGTTAAAAATAGAGAAACATTTGATCCTTTACAAGAAGCAGTCCCTAAATTTGTTGAAGAAAGAGGAGATTAA